In Deefgea piscis, the DNA window GAAAATCCATCAAGTCCACGCACGCAATCGGCGTGATTAAATGGCGCTACCAGTTTGAGTGTGCCAATCGCATGCGGCGCCAAGCTTGGCTGGCGCGGAATGCCAAATTTGTCGACAAAAGGCGTGCGAATCAAGCCAATCGGCTCGATGGTGTATTGATTTGGATTCACAGCGTTAGGATTCACAGGGTTTGCAGACTTCACAATAAAGCGGCCATAAAAAAGCAGCGAGTGCTGGATATTACCGCACTCGCTGCTGTCTGTTGGGCTTGGCTGCTGTGTTTCGTGAACAATTACAAGTTGTGCGCCCAAATTACGCAAATCACAATCGGTGCTACCACAGCGCAAATGGCACGAAACGCTGGCAAAATGCGCGCGGCATCTTGTGCAATGAGCGAGGCTTGTACGCGTGGCCAAATGGCCCAGCCGGCAAACAATGCGGCCAATAAACCACCGGCAGGCATCATCACATTGGAGGCGGCGTAGTCCATTAAATCAAATGGGTTTTTGCCAAAAATATGAAAATCAGCCAATACGCCAAACGACAGTGCCGCTGGAATACTTAAGGTAAAGACCGCAATGCAGGTCATTAAAGTGGCTTTTTGGCGCTGAATATTAAATTCATCAATCAAAAACGCTACGATCGGCTCGAGCAAAGACACGGATGAGGTAATGGCAGCAAAAATCAGCAACAAAAAGAACATCACGGCAAAAAATTGACCGAAAGGCATTTGCGAGAAAATTGCTGGCATGGTGATAAACGTCAAGCCTGGACCCGCTGATGGGTCAATGCCAAAAGCAAATACCGCAGGCAGCACCATTAAACCGGCCATCACACAAGCGAGGGTCGCCAAGAGTGAGATCCAGAGTGTTGCGCCGGGGAGTTTGGTTTTTTCATCAACGTATGAGCCGTAGGCAATCAAAATACCGCAGCCTACCGAGAGCGAAAACATCGCCAAGCCCACCGCTTCAATCATCATTTCGGCGTTGATTTTAGAAAAGTCTGGGGTGATAAAGTACATCACGCCGTCCATGGCATTGGGTAAAGTCAATACGCGAGCAATAATGCCCAGCATTAAGATAAACAATGCCGGCATCAAGATTTTGCTGGTGCGCTCAATCCCTTTTTGTACGCCGCCCATGACGATGCCAACGGTGGCGACTAAAAATAGG includes these proteins:
- a CDS encoding sodium-dependent transporter, which produces MSSRANWGSKLGFILATSGSAVGLGAIWKFPYVAGKNGGGVFLLVYLACVLTIGISMVLAEMSIGHMAKKSATTAYRNLKGGLWPWAGRLSVLCIFVLLSFYCVVGGWSFAYLWLSLTGEVMTQDTKALSDLFNGFIASPTQSIFYTGLFLVATVGIVMGGVQKGIERTSKILMPALFILMLGIIARVLTLPNAMDGVMYFITPDFSKINAEMMIEAVGLAMFSLSVGCGILIAYGSYVDEKTKLPGATLWISLLATLACVMAGLMVLPAVFAFGIDPSAGPGLTFITMPAIFSQMPFGQFFAVMFFLLLIFAAITSSVSLLEPIVAFLIDEFNIQRQKATLMTCIAVFTLSIPAALSFGVLADFHIFGKNPFDLMDYAASNVMMPAGGLLAALFAGWAIWPRVQASLIAQDAARILPAFRAICAVVAPIVICVIWAHNL